DNA from Thunnus maccoyii chromosome 5, fThuMac1.1, whole genome shotgun sequence:
tggcacgagaggaaaagtcaggggatccaTGAATGTCAATGCATCAAATTACATCGCAATCCATACAGTAGTTGTTGTGATATTACCACAGAACCATGACGCGAGCATGACTAAAAAATGTAAGTAAGTTAGTTAAAGTTAGTTTAAGTTATGTGGACAAATCTTGAATATACAACATGGAACTGAATGACTGAAGTTTAAGGGTTTTGAAAAGTGGCTAAATTATGCTTTCCGTGTGCAAGAATGTTACTACGTTATGGAAGGCAGAGAGAAACATGTTACTGTCTGTAGACTAGATTTGTCTAAGTTTAACACCTTTGTGTGAAAATTTGTATGTAGTTGTTTTACTTTTGTCCCTTTTCGGAGACAACCTTCATGAAGTGTGAGCAACTCTGACATCAGGACAAAGTTTACTCATTTTAGAGCTACAGAACTGATACTCACCTCTTATTGTTCTGTTGCCTTTTCTTCACAGATCAGATTCCTGTTTCAAAATGAACAAAGTCAAACGATTCGATGACAAACAACATTTCCTCTCTGTCGTCATCGCCACGTTGGCCCTGTTGTGCTCCAGCTACGCCTTACCGAGGACGGACCCTCCCATCCGTTCCAACCTCCCCTTCCTCTTCATGTGGAACGCTCCGACCGAGCTGTGCAACATCCGCTTCGGCATGCCCCTCGACCTCTCCTACTTCGACTTCGTCAGCAGCACGCTGAAAACGGCGACCAACCAGAGCATCTCCATATTCTACACCGACCGCTTTGGCATCTTCCCCTACGTGGACGAAGACACCGGTGAGATGTACGATGAAGGCCTGCCGCAGCTGGTAGACCTGCAGGAGCATCACGAGCTGGCGGAGGATGACATTGAGTACTACATCCCCGCCGATCAGCCGGGCCTCGCCGTGCTCGACTTTGAGGAGTGGAGGCCGCAGTGGATCCGAAACTGGGGCAGCAAAGACATCTACCGACAGATTTCCATCGAAACGGTCAAGAAGAAGAACGCGACGTTGACCGATGATGAGGCGGAGGACCGGGCGAAGATCGTCTTCGAACGCGCAGCCAAGAGGTACTTTATCCGATCCATCCGCATCGGGAAGAGGCTGAGGCCCAACAGACTGTGGGGTTACTACCTGTACCCCGACTGCTACAACTATGACTACAACAAGGACATGGACGGCTTCACCGGAGAGTGTCCCGCCATCGAGTACAACAGGAATGACGAGCTGCTGTGGCTCTGGAGAGAGTCCACGGCgctctttccctccatctaCCTGGAGCTGGTGCTCAGAGACTCCCAGCAGGCCCGACTGTTCGTCCGCTATCGTATCCAGGAGGCCATGAGGGTGTCAACGCTCCCCAACAGCTCCTACTCCATCCCCGTCTACGCCTACATCCGCCCCGTGTACAAGGACAGCGTTGACGACTACATGTCAGAGGtgagacacaaaaaaacacctttttgtCACGTTTAGGCACAATGTAGGTTACTCCAGAAAATACTGATCCCTCGCTTATGTGATTGTATATTACactgcaggtaaccatagcaacagtttACACTTAAAAATACCAAAGAGGAAATAGTGTATATACAGATGACCTTTGCTCCTTTGGTGAGGGGACATGGTGGAAGAGACAGAACTGACTCCCAGGTGTCCATGTAGAGACTATTGACAAGAAACTGGATAAAATTTTTACctagtgatttttagtgtgtgtgctCACGTTAAATCTTAATTTAAAGTCTATCTGTACTTGCTAGGgctgtgcagagagcccagtatttgtatttgtatctatatttgttgaggcaacgcaaaaattatttacatttggATTTGTATCCAAAcgaaagtggaaataggtgtaaaaatccagtttttgtttttattatgcttttaattttaggatattaaagtgttaaagtgtttatgaataaactaccttaaccctaaccctaacacaaCGGGTCTTGAACctgagtctcccagatcatagacgactgcgctgataACTGAACTAAAACCAAGTGCATTGTAAATaagcagacagacctctacctatttatacacccataacacatttacatttacattacgtttacatttttcatttagcagacgcttttatccaaagcaacgtaCATATGacactgatacaacacaagcagggatctagtcaggagacaacaacaccagtaagtgccataaagcttaagtttgggcccgataggacgtagatgccaacaggcagtgcaacaaggcaATGATTAGAGTGCATTGAGTGCATAgaagcatgttttgtttttttggtgttcaCGAAAGAGcctggtctttagtcttttcttaaagattgagagggactctgcagatctaacagagtttggtaactcgttccaccaccggggaactacagaggagaagagtctagctagtgACTTAGGGTCCTGttgtggtaccaggcgcctttcgTTGGCAGAGTGTAGTGggcgggagggagtgtagacctgaatgagggagttcaggtaggcaggagctgttttagttgctattttgtaagcaagtgtcagggttttgaatttgaggTAGGaagtaacacagagacagcacaccgtgtaacgtgtagggaagaacttcaaaggcaattcttgctttgcacttttcatttattgcctattttttacaacctaactgtggaaagaagaagaagaggaacaacaggttatggagagtctcttgaaagcactttgcgtgtgtcagtagttcagctttatctctggggaacacccccaaactccaggagtgatgtccaaataaggaaatgtgcgtcatgtagcaggtggatgtgactcccctcgttgagacctgctgatagacgtaacagcggagcagaggagagacactgagataacAATGTAACCGACCTGAGCGCTGGTATTTGAGGAGGAGGTgtcattttagttattttttaacaagaTACCTGGAAATGGACCCAGAGTTTTGCTATTTATCAATCAACATGATCTGCTGGTAGAAGGCCACTTCCTGCTTTTCTCTAACTGGCTGTTATTTCACAGTTTGATCTGGTCAACACTATCGGAGAAGCTGCTGCTCTCGGCGCCGCTGGTGTTGTTTCTTGGGGAGACATGAACGTCACCGACTCTGAGGTAGGAAGTGACATCACTCTGGGTTTTTTGGGAAAGTTTTGAACATATTCTTCTGCTAAATTTAATTCACAGCAACTAACTGACTCAGTCTCCTGTAGGATTCCTGCTTTGACGCTCGACAGCACCTGGAGCAGGTCATGAACCCGTACATCCTGAACGTCTCCACGGCGACGCAGATGTGCAGTGACGCGATCTGCCAGGGCCGAGGTCGCTGTGTGAGGAAGCGCTGGAACGACGACGTCTTCCTCCACCTCGACCCGCGCCGTTACAGGATCCAGCGGCAAAGGCTCGGCGCCCCGCTCACTGTGAGCGGCGGCCTCTCGCAGGACGACATCGACTGGTTCGACCGCAACTTTGACTGCATGTGCTACAGCGAGGAGCCGTGCCGATCGGTCCTGACGCTCAACGTCATCGAGGAGGCCGTCGTCAACCCACGGGGTCGCTCTGCCGGATGCCGCACTTCTGACAGGTCCCGCCTCCTCCTGCTGGGGATGATAATAGTCTGTCTGAAGTATGTTGTgatgtaaattgtaaattaacagaaaatttgGACTATTTGTGTGTGACAAGATGTTTAA
Protein-coding regions in this window:
- the LOC121896795 gene encoding hyaluronidase PH-20-like, which produces MNKVKRFDDKQHFLSVVIATLALLCSSYALPRTDPPIRSNLPFLFMWNAPTELCNIRFGMPLDLSYFDFVSSTLKTATNQSISIFYTDRFGIFPYVDEDTGEMYDEGLPQLVDLQEHHELAEDDIEYYIPADQPGLAVLDFEEWRPQWIRNWGSKDIYRQISIETVKKKNATLTDDEAEDRAKIVFERAAKRYFIRSIRIGKRLRPNRLWGYYLYPDCYNYDYNKDMDGFTGECPAIEYNRNDELLWLWRESTALFPSIYLELVLRDSQQARLFVRYRIQEAMRVSTLPNSSYSIPVYAYIRPVYKDSVDDYMSEFDLVNTIGEAAALGAAGVVSWGDMNVTDSEDSCFDARQHLEQVMNPYILNVSTATQMCSDAICQGRGRCVRKRWNDDVFLHLDPRRYRIQRQRLGAPLTVSGGLSQDDIDWFDRNFDCMCYSEEPCRSVLTLNVIEEAVVNPRGRSAGCRTSDRSRLLLLGMIIVCLKYVVM